In one Leptogranulimonas caecicola genomic region, the following are encoded:
- a CDS encoding TetR/AcrR family transcriptional regulator, giving the protein MPTISQTNADPRCVRTRERLRDALGQAVAQEGDLSRVTVTCVADIAGLTRRTFYSHYKDIQDLVTSIEDEALSDIQNLTWTICETHLEDVFSACDNLEPVPGAVELLTYFKERGSYLAPLLGPSGDPRFMERLKAQLHTSFSARALSGIDERALGTFFDYYITFAVSAECGVLERWIIGGMSEPVEAMARLMTLLMFVRPGDLYNNSYDLNIPLYGLTLMTFLEEHRD; this is encoded by the coding sequence GTGCCCACAATCTCTCAGACCAACGCAGATCCTCGCTGCGTGCGCACCCGCGAGCGACTGCGCGATGCGCTGGGCCAAGCGGTGGCTCAAGAGGGGGATCTCTCTCGGGTAACCGTCACCTGCGTGGCAGACATCGCAGGGCTTACCCGCCGCACGTTCTACTCCCACTACAAAGACATCCAAGACCTGGTGACCTCCATCGAGGACGAGGCCCTCTCAGACATCCAGAACCTTACCTGGACCATCTGCGAGACCCATCTTGAAGATGTCTTTTCAGCCTGTGACAACCTGGAGCCGGTGCCCGGGGCCGTGGAGCTGCTCACTTATTTCAAAGAGCGTGGCAGCTATCTGGCGCCCCTTTTGGGACCCTCAGGAGATCCCCGTTTCATGGAGCGGCTCAAAGCCCAGTTGCATACGAGCTTCTCGGCGAGAGCCCTAAGCGGCATTGACGAGCGGGCCCTCGGCACCTTCTTCGACTACTACATCACCTTCGCCGTGAGTGCCGAATGCGGCGTGCTCGAACGCTGGATCATAGGCGGCATGTCCGAGCCCGTCGAGGCTATGGCGCGCCTTATGACCCTGCTCATGTTCGTGCGCCCTGGCGACCTCTATAACAACTCCTACGACCTGAATATCCCCCTCTACGGCCTCACCCTGATGACTTTCCTGGAGGAACACCGTGACTAA
- a CDS encoding acyl-CoA dehydratase activase-related protein has product MQENPYGLEARGAELVPCALSAAAEKPVPSLEDLRLGIDVGSTTVKVAVIDSQGQLVYANYQRHHTDIRACAKDLFLKAQAWVGDTPMRVSITGSGGLLLSQWLDLEFVQEVIASKRAVETLIPQTDCAIELGGEDAKIIYFDNGIEQRMNGTCAGGTGAFIDQMASLLHTDASGLNTLAEKATHIYPIASRCGVFAKSDVQPLLNEGAAPADIAASIFQSVANQTVSGLACGHPIRGHVAFLGGPLQYLPQLRERFYETLELPEDCRIVPENAHLFVATGAALAGESSKRSTFSQVIDALDSLGDTQGSEVERLDPLFATQKDLDEFHERHSREVVPTADLASYQGRVFIGIDAGSTTMKAAMVGEEGQLLRTWYGNNNGDVLGTATIIMDDFYDALPEGCVIGHVTTTGYGEALLIEALKADSGEIETVAHLRGAKAFVPQVEFILDIGGQDMKCLRVKDGVIDSIMLNEACSSGCGSFIESFADSMGMDVRDFAAAAVGADKPVDLGSRCTVFMNSRVKQAQKEGATVGDIAAGLSYSVIKNALFKVIKLRDAEEIGASVVVQGGTFMSDATLRAFELLTGREAIRPDIAGCMGAYGAALLARDRAGKDGTSSLLTRAEIDNLRVKRIKAHCGRCSNNCLLTINDFGGGRRFITGNRCEKGAGSHKQKSQAPNLFEVKNRLLFDRPSLDPERAPRGTVGIPRALNMYENYPFWHAFFTELGFSVIPSDNSTKATYEAGIESMPSESVCYPAKLSHGHVVNLLQKDVDFIWMPCVRWERQEDPTAGNHYNCPIVMSYPQALELNMDELADPSVEYLAPFVPYDDKNELKRRLYEVVSVQREADAASGRGRVRGEHITRAQIDAAVNAAWQADLDFKRAMEVAGDEALAWIEANDAHGIVLAGRPYHNDPEINHAIPELVASFGFAVLTEDSVAHHMRPERPIRVVDQWMFHSRLYRAARFVASRNDLDLIQLNSFGCGLDALTTDQVQEILEAAGKIYTVLKIDEVSNLGAARIRIRSLMAALKEQRAELEAQYPGAEHLPQERTAASAAFAKPRYTQEMFEEGYTILVPQMAPIHFALVEPIIKAAGYNMVLLPSVDRGAVDAGLKYVNNDICYPSILVTGQIMEAIESGKYDLDKTAVLITQTGGGCRATNYIALIRKALKDSGNGHIPVISLAVAGGLDEDNPGFNLLKPAVLVKACYALLFGDLIMQLLYRTRPYEDVPGSANELFEQIMAEAEAAMPTMGPRDFYRLCQRTIDAFEILPLVNDRSKPRVGVVGEILVKFHPTANNEVVKVIESEGCEAAVPGLVDFFLFGLTSPINMRGELGSSFKRRATHMAGIKLIDSLRAPINRMLEETTRFEPYAQIFELAEKASQILSLCNTMGEGWLLTAEMVDLIETGCPNIVCCSPFACLPNHVVGKSVIKRLRQMHPESNIVAVDYDPGASEVNQLNRIKLMISVAKENFRAAQAAGRGAGSFKLVNPEDPTLGYEPVDERELRRGATSLCHAHMNAAEPIRLSDAQLRMIAAAEAEAAQRARAKAEDAEVERSEVARS; this is encoded by the coding sequence ATCCAAGAAAACCCCTACGGTCTTGAGGCTCGCGGCGCCGAGCTGGTGCCCTGCGCGCTCTCTGCTGCTGCCGAGAAGCCCGTGCCTTCCCTTGAAGACCTCCGCCTGGGCATCGACGTGGGTTCCACCACGGTGAAGGTGGCGGTCATCGACTCTCAGGGCCAGCTAGTCTATGCCAACTACCAGCGCCACCACACCGACATCCGCGCCTGCGCCAAGGACCTCTTCTTGAAGGCTCAGGCCTGGGTGGGCGATACCCCTATGCGCGTGTCAATCACCGGCTCCGGTGGCCTTCTGCTCTCTCAATGGCTGGACCTGGAGTTTGTTCAGGAGGTCATCGCCTCCAAGCGTGCCGTGGAGACCCTTATCCCCCAAACCGACTGCGCCATCGAGCTGGGTGGCGAGGACGCCAAGATCATCTACTTCGACAACGGCATCGAGCAGCGCATGAACGGCACCTGTGCAGGCGGCACCGGCGCCTTCATCGATCAGATGGCTTCCCTTTTGCATACCGACGCCTCGGGTCTCAACACCCTGGCCGAGAAGGCCACCCACATCTACCCCATCGCCTCTCGCTGCGGCGTCTTTGCCAAATCCGACGTGCAGCCCCTGCTCAACGAGGGCGCTGCTCCGGCAGACATTGCCGCCTCCATCTTCCAGTCAGTGGCCAACCAGACGGTCTCCGGTCTAGCATGTGGCCATCCCATCCGCGGTCATGTGGCCTTTTTGGGCGGCCCTCTCCAGTACCTGCCTCAGCTGCGCGAGCGCTTCTACGAGACGCTGGAGCTGCCTGAGGACTGCCGCATTGTGCCCGAGAACGCCCATCTCTTTGTCGCCACGGGCGCCGCGCTGGCAGGCGAGTCGTCTAAGCGCTCCACCTTCAGCCAGGTGATCGATGCGCTGGACTCGCTGGGCGACACCCAGGGCTCTGAGGTAGAGCGTCTCGACCCGCTCTTTGCCACCCAGAAAGACCTGGACGAGTTTCACGAGCGCCACAGCCGCGAGGTAGTGCCCACCGCAGATCTTGCCAGCTACCAAGGGCGCGTGTTTATCGGCATCGATGCTGGCTCCACCACCATGAAGGCCGCCATGGTGGGCGAGGAGGGCCAGCTGCTCCGCACTTGGTACGGCAACAACAACGGAGACGTGCTGGGCACCGCCACCATCATCATGGACGACTTCTATGATGCGCTGCCTGAGGGCTGCGTCATAGGGCACGTGACCACCACCGGCTATGGCGAGGCGCTGCTCATCGAAGCGCTTAAGGCAGACTCTGGCGAGATCGAGACCGTAGCTCACCTGCGGGGCGCCAAGGCCTTCGTGCCCCAGGTGGAGTTCATCTTGGACATCGGCGGCCAGGACATGAAATGTCTGCGAGTAAAAGACGGCGTCATCGACTCCATCATGCTCAACGAGGCCTGCTCTTCTGGCTGCGGCTCCTTCATCGAGAGCTTCGCCGATTCCATGGGCATGGACGTGCGCGACTTTGCCGCCGCCGCGGTGGGCGCCGACAAGCCGGTGGATTTGGGCAGCCGCTGCACGGTGTTCATGAACAGCCGCGTGAAGCAGGCCCAGAAAGAGGGCGCTACCGTAGGCGACATCGCGGCAGGCCTGTCCTACTCGGTCATCAAGAACGCGCTCTTCAAGGTCATCAAGCTCCGCGACGCAGAAGAGATCGGCGCCTCAGTGGTGGTTCAGGGCGGCACCTTCATGAGCGACGCAACGCTGCGCGCCTTCGAGCTGCTCACCGGCCGCGAGGCCATCCGCCCCGACATCGCCGGTTGCATGGGTGCCTACGGTGCCGCCCTGCTAGCCCGCGATCGTGCCGGCAAGGACGGCACCTCGAGCCTGCTCACCCGCGCCGAGATCGACAACCTTAGGGTCAAGCGCATCAAGGCCCACTGCGGCCGCTGCTCCAACAACTGCCTGCTCACCATCAACGACTTTGGCGGAGGCCGCCGCTTCATCACCGGCAACCGCTGCGAGAAGGGTGCAGGCTCCCACAAGCAAAAGTCGCAAGCCCCTAACCTCTTCGAGGTAAAGAACCGCCTGCTCTTCGACCGTCCTTCCTTGGATCCCGAGCGCGCCCCCCGCGGCACCGTGGGCATCCCCCGCGCCCTGAACATGTACGAGAACTATCCCTTCTGGCATGCCTTCTTTACGGAGTTGGGCTTCTCGGTCATTCCTTCCGATAATTCCACCAAGGCCACCTACGAGGCGGGCATCGAGTCCATGCCCTCCGAGAGTGTGTGCTATCCTGCCAAGCTCTCCCACGGCCATGTGGTGAACCTGCTCCAAAAAGACGTGGACTTCATCTGGATGCCCTGCGTGCGCTGGGAGCGCCAGGAGGATCCCACCGCAGGCAACCACTACAACTGCCCCATCGTCATGAGCTATCCCCAGGCGTTGGAGCTCAACATGGACGAGCTGGCAGACCCCTCGGTGGAGTATCTGGCGCCTTTTGTGCCCTATGACGACAAGAACGAGCTCAAGCGCCGCCTCTACGAGGTAGTGAGCGTGCAGCGCGAGGCCGACGCAGCCTCGGGCCGCGGCCGGGTGCGCGGCGAGCATATCACCCGCGCCCAGATCGACGCCGCAGTGAACGCCGCCTGGCAGGCAGACCTGGACTTCAAGCGCGCCATGGAGGTGGCGGGCGACGAGGCTCTGGCTTGGATCGAGGCCAACGACGCCCACGGCATCGTGCTGGCAGGGCGCCCTTACCACAACGACCCCGAGATCAACCACGCCATCCCCGAGCTGGTGGCCTCCTTTGGCTTCGCGGTGCTCACCGAGGACTCGGTGGCCCATCACATGCGTCCCGAGCGCCCCATCCGCGTGGTGGACCAGTGGATGTTCCACAGCCGCCTCTACCGTGCCGCCCGGTTTGTGGCCAGCCGCAACGACCTGGACCTCATCCAGCTCAACTCCTTTGGCTGCGGCCTAGACGCCCTCACCACCGACCAAGTGCAGGAGATCCTGGAGGCTGCCGGCAAGATCTATACCGTCTTGAAGATCGACGAGGTCTCCAACCTGGGCGCGGCCCGCATCCGCATCCGCTCCCTCATGGCGGCCTTGAAAGAGCAGCGTGCCGAGCTGGAAGCCCAATACCCCGGCGCCGAGCACCTGCCGCAGGAGCGCACTGCTGCCAGCGCGGCCTTCGCCAAGCCCCGCTACACCCAGGAGATGTTCGAGGAGGGCTACACCATCCTGGTGCCCCAGATGGCTCCCATCCACTTCGCCCTGGTGGAGCCCATCATCAAGGCTGCTGGTTATAACATGGTGCTTCTGCCCTCGGTGGACCGCGGCGCCGTGGACGCTGGCCTCAAGTATGTGAACAACGACATCTGCTACCCCTCCATCCTGGTGACCGGCCAGATCATGGAAGCCATCGAGAGCGGCAAGTACGACCTTGACAAGACCGCCGTCCTCATCACCCAGACCGGCGGCGGCTGCCGCGCCACCAACTATATCGCCCTCATCCGCAAGGCGCTCAAAGACTCCGGCAACGGCCACATTCCCGTGATCTCTCTGGCAGTGGCCGGCGGCCTGGACGAGGACAACCCCGGCTTCAACCTGCTCAAGCCGGCCGTCTTGGTGAAGGCCTGCTATGCGCTGCTCTTTGGCGACCTCATCATGCAGCTGCTCTATCGCACCCGTCCCTACGAGGATGTGCCCGGCAGCGCCAACGAGCTCTTCGAGCAGATCATGGCCGAGGCCGAGGCCGCCATGCCCACCATGGGCCCTCGCGACTTCTACCGCCTGTGCCAGCGCACCATCGACGCCTTCGAGATCCTGCCGCTGGTCAACGACCGCTCCAAGCCCCGCGTGGGCGTGGTGGGCGAGATCCTGGTGAAGTTCCATCCCACCGCCAACAACGAGGTGGTCAAGGTCATCGAGTCCGAGGGCTGCGAAGCGGCGGTGCCCGGCCTGGTGGACTTCTTCCTCTTTGGGCTCACCAGCCCCATCAACATGAGGGGAGAGCTGGGCAGCTCTTTCAAGCGCCGCGCCACCCACATGGCGGGTATCAAGCTCATCGACTCTTTGCGTGCCCCCATCAACCGCATGCTCGAGGAGACCACCCGCTTCGAGCCCTACGCCCAGATCTTCGAGCTGGCCGAGAAGGCCAGCCAGATCCTGTCCCTGTGCAACACCATGGGCGAGGGCTGGCTGCTCACGGCCGAGATGGTGGACCTCATCGAGACCGGCTGCCCCAACATCGTGTGCTGCAGTCCCTTCGCGTGCCTGCCCAACCACGTGGTGGGCAAGAGCGTCATCAAGCGCCTGCGCCAGATGCATCCGGAGTCGAACATTGTGGCGGTGGACTACGACCCCGGTGCCTCCGAGGTCAACCAGCTCAACCGCATCAAGCTCATGATCTCGGTGGCCAAGGAGAACTTCCGCGCAGCCCAGGCTGCCGGCAGGGGCGCCGGCTCCTTCAAGCTGGTGAACCCCGAAGATCCCACCCTGGGCTATGAGCCGGTAGACGAGCGTGAGCTGCGCCGAGGTGCCACTTCTCTTTGCCATGCCCACATGAACGCTGCCGAACCTATTCGCCTCTCCGACGCCCAGCTGCGCATGATCGCGGCGGCCGAGGCCGAGGCCGCGCAGCGGGCACGGGCCAAGGCGGAAGACGCAGAGGTTGAGCGCTCAGAGGTTGCACGCAGCTAG
- a CDS encoding acyltransferase family protein, with product MTSSSRARTTTSSSAQEASRRAPHRSARPPHKRPAQSAPRRPQARVASLDGLRTLAIVAIVLYHAQCPWLPSGHMGVVIFLVLTGYLFTVSLLRRLRARRYSLAAICRRRFLRVWPSMAAMVVALTALCVVANHVLLTKLRPDIVPSLLFFDNWHYIASGQSYFGAIGSPSPLTPLWYVSLDAQLCLIWAMAVWLVAKLAPRRSLTWVRRLALLGALASLVAMALLYNPAADPSRVYYGTDTRAFSFLAGAWLAVVWSPNLAASKAQGFAFASRLLPLLKARGASGASAAEKPAAFRAAVQPQVVRVSRSVMQGASLGALAFLALIMVLVPADAPFFYWGGMGLVTVATCVLLGALAVPGLWVTRLFGLPAAAWVGARSYGLYLWHYPLLLLIGGNLAKGQLAQFVAAVGVACSAAMLSFHFIERPFQSGAVMARLADARHRKAVIAALAVVGVAAVGLALVPETYLVPQEAIKSTGDAADAAVDTSKIDRSEAAGGEAAQGEAADPSAQLPQEPFSLTAGAQEIQEGAFAPLLIGDSVPGDSPFNLWFPSGFMDAYIGRHPSQALSLLKGYVEQGALSDCLVLATFSNSTATPEQLDEMVAAAGENVQIYLVGTVNSDGFQDEQNANLQACAAKYDNVAYVDWPSVVAGHEQEYLWGDGTHLRPEGARAYLDAISRTVAPQMIAEGATVTPLTPEEMTQAGA from the coding sequence GTGACCTCGTCTTCTCGTGCCCGCACCACAACCTCTTCCAGCGCTCAGGAGGCCTCCCGCCGTGCTCCTCATAGATCTGCCAGGCCCCCTCATAAGCGACCCGCGCAATCTGCGCCTCGCCGTCCTCAGGCGCGCGTGGCCTCCCTGGACGGCCTTCGCACCTTGGCGATCGTGGCCATCGTGCTCTATCACGCCCAATGCCCCTGGCTTCCCTCAGGGCATATGGGCGTGGTGATTTTTTTGGTGCTCACGGGCTACCTGTTCACCGTGTCGCTTTTGCGCCGCCTGCGCGCACGACGTTACTCGCTGGCCGCCATCTGCCGCCGCCGCTTCCTGCGTGTATGGCCGTCCATGGCCGCCATGGTGGTCGCCCTCACCGCTCTTTGCGTGGTGGCCAATCACGTGCTGCTCACCAAGCTTCGTCCCGACATCGTGCCCTCCCTGCTCTTCTTCGACAACTGGCACTACATCGCTTCAGGTCAAAGCTACTTCGGCGCCATTGGCTCGCCCTCGCCGCTCACACCGCTGTGGTATGTGTCCTTGGATGCCCAGCTTTGCCTCATTTGGGCGATGGCGGTATGGCTGGTGGCCAAGCTGGCTCCCCGCCGATCGCTCACCTGGGTCCGCCGGCTCGCCTTGCTGGGCGCCCTTGCCTCGCTGGTGGCCATGGCGCTGCTCTACAACCCCGCCGCCGACCCTTCCCGCGTCTACTACGGCACCGACACCCGCGCCTTCTCCTTCCTCGCCGGCGCCTGGCTGGCCGTGGTGTGGTCGCCCAACTTGGCGGCCTCCAAGGCCCAAGGCTTTGCCTTTGCCTCGCGCCTTTTGCCTTTGCTCAAAGCCCGTGGAGCTTCTGGCGCCTCTGCTGCCGAGAAGCCCGCAGCTTTCCGCGCGGCCGTTCAACCCCAGGTGGTACGGGTTTCTCGGTCGGTCATGCAGGGGGCTTCTCTGGGCGCCCTGGCTTTCCTGGCGCTCATCATGGTGCTCGTGCCCGCCGATGCCCCCTTCTTCTACTGGGGCGGTATGGGCTTGGTGACGGTGGCTACCTGCGTGCTTCTGGGGGCCTTGGCGGTGCCCGGGCTTTGGGTGACGCGCCTCTTTGGCCTGCCTGCAGCTGCGTGGGTGGGCGCGCGCTCCTACGGGCTCTATCTGTGGCACTACCCGCTGTTGCTGCTCATCGGCGGCAACCTGGCCAAAGGCCAGCTGGCGCAGTTTGTGGCGGCGGTGGGCGTGGCCTGCAGTGCGGCTATGCTGTCGTTTCACTTTATCGAGCGGCCGTTCCAGTCCGGCGCGGTGATGGCGCGGCTTGCCGATGCTCGCCATCGCAAAGCCGTCATAGCAGCTCTTGCGGTGGTGGGTGTGGCCGCTGTGGGCTTGGCGCTGGTGCCAGAGACCTACCTGGTTCCCCAGGAGGCGATCAAGTCCACCGGCGACGCCGCCGATGCTGCGGTGGATACTTCTAAGATCGATCGATCAGAGGCAGCTGGGGGCGAGGCTGCCCAAGGCGAGGCCGCAGATCCTTCGGCCCAGCTGCCCCAAGAGCCCTTCTCGCTTACCGCCGGCGCTCAGGAGATTCAAGAAGGGGCGTTCGCGCCGCTGCTCATTGGTGATTCGGTGCCGGGGGACAGCCCTTTCAACCTGTGGTTTCCCTCGGGATTTATGGATGCCTACATCGGCCGCCATCCCTCCCAGGCCTTAAGCTTGCTCAAGGGCTATGTGGAGCAAGGGGCGCTCTCTGACTGCCTGGTGCTGGCGACGTTCTCCAACTCCACCGCCACACCCGAGCAGCTGGACGAAATGGTGGCTGCCGCCGGCGAGAACGTGCAAATCTATCTGGTAGGGACGGTCAACAGCGACGGTTTCCAGGACGAGCAGAACGCCAACCTCCAAGCCTGCGCCGCCAAGTACGACAACGTCGCCTATGTGGATTGGCCCAGCGTGGTGGCCGGCCATGAGCAGGAATACCTCTGGGGCGACGGCACCCATCTGCGCCCTGAGGGGGCCCGCGCCTACCTAGACGCCATCTCTCGCACAGTGGCTCCCCAGATGATCGCCGAGGGCGCCACGGTGACCCCGCTCACCCCAGAAGAGATGACTCAGGCAGGGGCCTAG
- a CDS encoding ABC transporter substrate-binding protein, translating into MKKNTFIKVLGCLMACTLAVVLAACGSANNQSANQSSSTSSDSAQTSSDAAATDDYTLVQDGKLTMISNFYFPPFVSMSTDQSHENPVDNFEGFDVDVYKAVCDKLGLEPNILPSVQFDTIVPTIKQGGKADVSIGAITITDERQQEVDMTDPYMDSNQAIVVKKDATATDIDTLNVSGMKIAVQAGTTGEAWAQENLPNATIVPLDDVIQALTGLQTGTYNAVVCDLPVAEYEISVAYSDLQITTEIPTGEQYGIVVSKDNPGLTKAINQALQELQDDGTMDELEQKWFGTTL; encoded by the coding sequence ATGAAAAAGAACACGTTCATCAAGGTGCTTGGCTGCCTTATGGCCTGCACCCTGGCGGTAGTGCTGGCGGCCTGCGGCTCTGCCAACAACCAGTCGGCCAACCAATCCTCCTCCACAAGCAGCGACAGCGCTCAGACGTCCAGCGACGCCGCAGCGACCGACGACTACACCCTGGTGCAGGACGGCAAGCTCACCATGATCTCCAACTTCTACTTCCCGCCCTTCGTGTCCATGTCCACAGACCAGAGCCACGAGAATCCCGTCGACAACTTCGAGGGTTTTGACGTGGACGTCTACAAGGCCGTCTGCGACAAACTGGGGCTCGAGCCCAACATCTTGCCCTCTGTGCAGTTCGACACCATCGTGCCCACCATCAAGCAGGGCGGCAAGGCAGACGTCTCCATCGGCGCCATCACCATCACCGACGAGCGCCAGCAGGAGGTGGACATGACCGACCCCTACATGGACTCCAACCAGGCCATCGTGGTGAAGAAGGACGCCACCGCCACCGACATCGACACCCTCAATGTCTCCGGCATGAAAATTGCCGTCCAGGCCGGCACCACCGGCGAGGCCTGGGCCCAGGAGAATCTTCCCAACGCTACTATTGTTCCTCTAGACGACGTTATTCAAGCTCTCACTGGACTCCAGACAGGCACCTACAACGCCGTGGTCTGCGACTTGCCGGTAGCCGAGTACGAGATCAGCGTGGCCTACTCCGACCTGCAGATTACCACCGAGATTCCCACCGGCGAGCAGTACGGCATCGTGGTCTCCAAGGACAACCCCGGCCTCACCAAGGCAATCAACCAGGCACTCCAGGAGCTGCAGGACGACGGCACCATGGATGAGCTTGAGCAGAAGTGGTTTGGCACCACCCTCTAA
- a CDS encoding PFL family protein, with translation MAITPKEVFETLNMVSQQNLDIRTITMGISLAGCADPSMDALCRKIYDHICTAAQNLVPTAEALEREYGIPIINKRISVSPIAQVAACCPDESFVPVAHALDRAAQTLGIDYLGGFSAMVQKGIGDGDRRLIHSIPEALATTQRVCSSVNVATLRAGVNMDAVDLMAHKIFECAELTRDEQCVAASKLVVFANMVEDSPFMAGAVHGPGEADAVINVGVSGPGVMAAALEELPATASLGDVAERIKQTAFKITRAGELMSREAARRLGVAKGIVDLSLAPTPAVGDSVARIIEIIGVGQCGGPGTTAALAMLNDAVKKGGVMASSSVGGLSGAFIPVSEDADMIRAAQDGAISLEKLEAMTCVCSVGLDMIAIPGDTPVEALAGIIADEMAIGVINNKTTAVRIIPAIGKKAGDTLVFGGLFGEAPVMEVNPHAGTVFAHRGGHIPAPLNSLKN, from the coding sequence ATGGCCATTACGCCAAAAGAGGTGTTTGAGACTCTCAACATGGTGTCCCAGCAGAATCTCGACATTCGCACCATCACCATGGGCATCTCTTTAGCAGGGTGCGCAGATCCTTCCATGGACGCCCTTTGCCGTAAGATCTACGACCACATTTGCACGGCCGCCCAAAACCTGGTGCCTACCGCAGAGGCCCTGGAGCGCGAGTACGGCATCCCCATCATCAACAAGCGCATCTCGGTCTCCCCCATCGCCCAAGTTGCCGCCTGCTGCCCGGACGAGAGTTTTGTGCCGGTGGCCCATGCGCTCGATCGCGCTGCCCAAACGCTGGGCATCGATTATCTGGGCGGCTTCTCGGCCATGGTGCAAAAGGGCATCGGCGACGGCGACCGCCGGCTCATCCACTCCATCCCCGAGGCGCTGGCCACCACCCAGCGAGTATGCTCCTCGGTGAACGTGGCGACCCTTCGCGCCGGCGTCAACATGGACGCCGTGGACCTCATGGCCCACAAGATCTTCGAGTGCGCCGAGCTCACCCGCGACGAGCAGTGCGTGGCCGCCTCCAAGCTGGTGGTCTTTGCCAACATGGTGGAAGACTCGCCCTTTATGGCCGGCGCGGTCCACGGCCCCGGCGAGGCGGACGCCGTCATCAACGTGGGCGTCTCGGGCCCCGGCGTTATGGCGGCCGCGCTGGAAGAGCTCCCTGCCACCGCCAGCCTGGGCGACGTGGCCGAGCGCATCAAGCAGACCGCCTTCAAGATCACCCGTGCCGGCGAGCTCATGAGCCGCGAGGCTGCCAGGCGCCTAGGTGTGGCCAAGGGCATCGTGGACCTGTCGCTGGCTCCCACTCCTGCTGTGGGCGACTCGGTGGCTCGCATCATCGAGATCATCGGCGTGGGCCAATGCGGCGGCCCCGGCACCACGGCCGCGCTGGCCATGCTCAACGACGCGGTGAAGAAGGGTGGCGTCATGGCCAGCTCCAGCGTGGGCGGCCTCTCCGGCGCCTTCATCCCCGTCTCCGAGGACGCCGATATGATCCGCGCCGCTCAAGACGGCGCCATCTCCCTGGAAAAGCTCGAGGCCATGACCTGCGTATGCTCGGTGGGCCTGGACATGATCGCCATCCCCGGGGACACACCCGTCGAGGCCCTGGCCGGCATCATCGCCGACGAGATGGCCATTGGCGTCATCAACAACAAAACCACTGCCGTGCGCATCATCCCGGCCATCGGCAAGAAGGCCGGCGACACCCTGGTCTTTGGCGGCCTCTTTGGCGAGGCTCCGGTCATGGAGGTAAACCCCCATGCAGGCACCGTCTTCGCCCACCGCGGTGGCCACATCCCCGCGCCTTTGAACTCCCTCAAAAACTGA
- a CDS encoding glycosyltransferase has protein sequence MGAAAPAVRKRQTNSAAAATASASSKLRLAGSWGSAQAQCDAIGAQAARLATPVEFLGRLDPEHLAQEYRAASTFVLPSFFEGLPLVAVEALACGCKAVLTDLPGIRPWLSLGLPQASVRWVTPPAIADVDKPKLSDLPAFETRLAEKIAASLADPSPVLDATALSWGGVLQRILSSAGTGRPTDFARPSEALPALGYTFI, from the coding sequence ATGGGCGCGGCGGCGCCGGCAGTGCGCAAGCGGCAGACGAACTCAGCGGCTGCAGCTACGGCGTCAGCGTCCTCCAAGCTGCGGCTGGCCGGGAGCTGGGGCAGCGCTCAAGCTCAGTGCGACGCCATAGGCGCCCAGGCAGCGCGCCTTGCGACCCCGGTGGAGTTTCTTGGGCGCCTGGATCCAGAGCATCTCGCCCAGGAGTATCGAGCTGCGAGCACCTTTGTGCTCCCCTCGTTTTTCGAGGGGCTCCCGTTGGTGGCGGTGGAGGCTCTGGCCTGCGGCTGCAAGGCGGTGCTCACCGATCTCCCCGGCATCCGTCCCTGGCTTTCCTTGGGGCTTCCCCAGGCGTCGGTGCGCTGGGTGACGCCTCCTGCCATCGCCGACGTGGACAAGCCCAAGCTCTCAGACCTCCCGGCTTTCGAGACTCGCCTTGCCGAGAAGATCGCGGCCTCCCTAGCTGATCCTTCCCCTGTCCTAGATGCCACGGCCCTCTCCTGGGGCGGGGTGCTCCAGAGGATCCTCTCGTCCGCAGGAACCGGGCGCCCGACTGATTTTGCCCGTCCATCCGAAGCTTTGCCGGCACTCGGGTACACTTTCATCTAG
- a CDS encoding M20/M25/M40 family metallo-hydrolase has protein sequence MEDADAVAAAAEFVCRLRTAGAAAPIDIFTGYTDTAVMAAATGNLEFLSYGPGSLEVAHKPNEHVPVADLVRVRRVLSKLAADCCL, from the coding sequence TTGGAGGACGCTGACGCCGTAGCTGCAGCCGCTGAGTTCGTCTGCCGCTTGCGCACTGCCGGCGCCGCCGCGCCCATCGACATCTTCACGGGCTACACCGACACCGCGGTCATGGCAGCCGCTACCGGCAACTTGGAATTTTTAAGCTATGGACCCGGCAGCCTGGAAGTGGCGCACAAACCCAACGAGCATGTGCCGGTGGCAGACCTTGTCCGGGTCCGCCGGGTCCTCTCGAAGCTCGCAGCCGATTGCTGCCTCTAG